One Nitrospina watsonii DNA segment encodes these proteins:
- a CDS encoding hybrid sensor histidine kinase/response regulator encodes MKSLSVRQKAYIGLALVFLAITFTGLLFFLSVKKSDENSFMVNTLGRQRVLAQLMAKSILEHASTRSAKDQIEGKVETIDHFITDFRKTYSTMVVGPAQAHGLLISQSEATLDSKSIPSPVTFTRKISEVLGADNNLSLELLSDNPINPAKGLKTELDKEAFNHLSNTGSTAFSKIFERDGKLFLAYYTPDRATSKECATCHNAIQKTKTFDQGDMLGMRRYLLTYADDAVLGQSELNSRLDGYSQAKNMYEATLSAIRFGGPIFIDLKATQSVDIPPIDSPQIQNKAWEISKAFQTFESAVQDFLNAPVGSNAFRQARMGVISGSKVLRVLNDGMVDQFTLLVKESNTNSRYSVSVAIALSVGLLGFMGVYLARSILRPVNNTSKTLQKLSEGVLDQETLPVQTQDEIGILSQSCNDLMAGLKRFINYSENILQGNTDTQEFQAKGEFHLALTRMLEQARKQQEAEREKEQLTKDLVQKNWLSSSLSNLYERMRRGEQDLNSLAQNTISYLAETLNAQVGAIYLKQDDEFKLTGTYAFSKRKSISSAYKMGEGLIGQAALEKDIITITNIPDDYIRVVSGLGDQAPTMILVAPLIHEDQVKGVLELASVHTFDDAKLEFVRQSCEILAISFHLSQTQDHLKELLEESRAQADELAQQQVELQEANQELESQTDALRNSEAKLVQQQEELQETNRQLEEQASILENQKQEIEKKNKLVNEKVSELEISSKYKSEFLANMSHELRTPLNSMLILSRLLVDNKDNNLTDKQTEFAKTIHSSGNDLLNLINDILDLSKIESGNMEMVLEDMELDHFVDSLKRNFQPVADEQNLEFTINLQPGLPKSMVCDGKHLEQTLRNLLSNAFKFTEKGGVTVSIFRPDSGTTLANSKLKPSATIAFQVTDTGKGIHETKRAQIFEAFQQEDGTTSRKYGGTGLGLSITREFVRLMGGEIQLESKLGDGSTFTIFLPEKAEKPVSILKTSDSSGNGRKNKAIFQPDTPTSTATNAEVDDDRQDIRTSDRTLLIIEDDLKFAHLLKDMARDKGFKCLIADDGENGILLAQQFQPSAIILDVGLPGIDGLMVMDKLKNRPETKTIPVHFISALDKDKEAMSMGAIGFLKKPVTPEKIDDAFLRIEKVISKGIKNLLVIEDETIVQDEIKKMLGNSKTHVITATTAEVGMQALEENEIDCIVLDLHLDGISGFDFLENIKKVKKFKHIPVIVYTGRELTPNEEVKLKRFSESIIIKGAHSLERLIDEATLFLHKVAESQATGAKTSAIASVDAKVFSGKKILLVDDDLRNVFALAHVLEEYDMTVVIAKHGKEALEQLNTNKDVDLVLMDIMMPEMDGYECMQEIRKKGEFKNLPIIALTAKAMKGDKQKCLEAGANDYLTKPVDIETLLNQIKVWVLHENEH; translated from the coding sequence ATGAAAAGTCTATCTGTACGTCAGAAGGCCTATATAGGGCTGGCACTCGTGTTTCTGGCTATTACGTTCACGGGTCTGTTATTTTTTCTGTCCGTAAAAAAAAGCGACGAGAATTCATTCATGGTCAACACACTGGGACGCCAGCGCGTGCTGGCCCAGTTGATGGCCAAGTCCATCCTCGAACATGCTTCCACCCGCAGCGCCAAAGACCAGATTGAAGGCAAAGTCGAAACCATCGACCATTTCATCACCGACTTCCGAAAAACGTACTCCACCATGGTGGTTGGCCCGGCCCAGGCGCATGGCCTCCTCATTTCGCAGTCCGAAGCCACCCTCGATTCCAAAAGCATCCCCTCCCCTGTCACCTTCACCCGTAAGATTTCCGAGGTGTTGGGCGCGGACAACAACCTGAGCCTCGAGCTCCTGTCTGACAATCCCATCAACCCGGCCAAAGGTCTTAAAACCGAACTGGACAAGGAAGCATTCAACCATTTGAGTAATACCGGCTCCACTGCCTTCAGCAAGATTTTCGAGCGCGACGGCAAACTCTTTCTCGCCTACTACACACCGGACCGGGCCACGTCCAAGGAATGCGCCACCTGTCACAATGCCATTCAAAAGACAAAGACCTTTGATCAGGGAGACATGCTGGGCATGCGCCGCTACCTGCTCACCTATGCCGACGATGCGGTCCTCGGGCAGAGCGAACTGAACTCCCGTTTGGATGGATACAGCCAGGCCAAAAATATGTACGAGGCCACCTTGAGCGCCATCCGCTTTGGCGGACCCATTTTTATAGACCTGAAAGCCACTCAAAGCGTGGACATCCCTCCCATCGATTCACCCCAGATTCAGAACAAGGCGTGGGAGATTTCAAAAGCATTCCAAACCTTCGAAAGCGCGGTTCAGGACTTTTTGAATGCGCCCGTCGGTTCGAATGCGTTCCGGCAGGCCCGCATGGGTGTCATCTCCGGTTCCAAAGTTCTCCGCGTCCTGAATGACGGCATGGTGGATCAATTCACTCTTCTTGTTAAGGAAAGCAACACCAACAGCCGGTACTCCGTCTCAGTTGCCATCGCTTTGAGTGTAGGACTTCTCGGTTTCATGGGCGTGTACCTGGCCCGCTCCATTCTGCGCCCGGTCAACAACACCTCCAAAACTCTGCAAAAACTTTCGGAAGGCGTGCTCGACCAGGAAACCCTGCCGGTGCAAACCCAGGATGAAATCGGCATCCTGTCTCAGTCTTGCAACGATCTGATGGCCGGACTCAAACGGTTCATCAACTACTCGGAAAATATTTTGCAGGGCAACACGGACACCCAGGAGTTCCAGGCCAAGGGCGAGTTCCACCTGGCGCTCACCCGCATGCTGGAGCAGGCCAGGAAACAGCAGGAAGCCGAACGCGAAAAAGAACAGTTAACCAAGGACCTGGTGCAGAAAAACTGGTTGTCCAGCAGTCTGTCCAATTTATACGAAAGAATGCGGCGAGGCGAACAGGACCTGAACTCGCTGGCGCAGAACACCATCAGTTACCTCGCTGAAACTCTGAACGCGCAGGTCGGCGCCATTTATCTCAAGCAGGATGATGAGTTCAAGTTGACTGGGACCTATGCTTTCTCCAAACGCAAAAGCATCTCGAGTGCATACAAAATGGGAGAAGGGCTCATCGGGCAGGCCGCTCTGGAAAAAGACATCATCACCATCACCAACATCCCGGATGATTACATTCGCGTGGTTTCCGGTCTGGGAGATCAGGCGCCAACCATGATTCTGGTCGCACCCCTGATCCACGAAGACCAGGTCAAGGGAGTGCTGGAACTGGCGTCGGTCCATACCTTTGACGATGCCAAGCTGGAATTCGTCCGCCAATCCTGCGAAATTCTGGCCATCAGTTTCCATCTCTCGCAAACCCAGGACCACTTGAAGGAACTGCTGGAGGAGTCCCGCGCCCAGGCGGATGAACTGGCGCAGCAGCAGGTGGAGTTGCAGGAGGCCAATCAGGAACTGGAAAGTCAGACGGATGCGTTGAGAAACTCCGAAGCCAAACTGGTGCAACAACAGGAAGAGCTCCAGGAAACCAACCGTCAGTTGGAAGAACAGGCTTCCATTCTGGAAAACCAGAAGCAGGAAATCGAGAAGAAGAACAAGCTCGTCAACGAAAAGGTCAGCGAGCTTGAAATCTCCAGCAAGTACAAATCCGAGTTCCTGGCCAACATGTCGCATGAACTGCGCACGCCCCTCAACAGCATGCTGATCCTTTCCCGATTGCTTGTGGATAACAAGGACAACAATTTGACCGACAAACAAACCGAGTTCGCGAAAACCATTCATAGCTCCGGCAATGATCTGTTGAATTTGATCAATGACATTCTCGACCTGTCCAAAATCGAATCCGGAAATATGGAAATGGTTCTGGAAGACATGGAACTGGATCACTTTGTGGACAGCCTGAAGCGGAATTTCCAGCCCGTCGCCGATGAGCAGAACCTGGAGTTCACCATCAACCTCCAGCCGGGCCTGCCCAAATCCATGGTCTGCGACGGCAAACACCTGGAGCAAACTCTCCGCAACCTGCTCTCGAATGCGTTCAAGTTCACAGAAAAGGGCGGCGTGACCGTCAGCATCTTCCGGCCGGATTCCGGAACCACCCTGGCCAACTCCAAACTGAAACCCAGCGCCACCATCGCGTTCCAGGTCACCGACACCGGCAAAGGCATTCATGAAACCAAACGGGCGCAAATTTTTGAAGCCTTTCAACAGGAAGACGGCACCACCAGCCGCAAATACGGGGGCACGGGTCTCGGACTTTCCATCACCCGGGAATTTGTCCGCCTCATGGGCGGCGAAATCCAGCTTGAGAGCAAACTGGGAGACGGCTCTACATTTACGATTTTCCTGCCGGAAAAAGCGGAGAAACCCGTTAGCATTCTAAAAACTTCCGACTCTTCCGGCAATGGGAGGAAGAACAAAGCAATATTCCAGCCAGACACGCCAACGTCCACCGCAACCAACGCAGAAGTGGATGACGACCGCCAGGACATCCGGACCAGCGACCGCACCCTTCTCATCATCGAAGACGACCTGAAGTTCGCCCACCTGCTGAAAGACATGGCTCGTGACAAAGGCTTTAAATGCCTGATCGCCGATGACGGAGAAAACGGAATCCTGCTCGCACAGCAGTTTCAGCCTTCCGCTATCATCCTCGATGTCGGCCTGCCAGGGATCGACGGCCTCATGGTCATGGATAAATTAAAAAATAGGCCCGAGACCAAAACCATCCCCGTCCACTTCATCTCCGCGCTTGACAAAGACAAGGAAGCCATGAGCATGGGGGCGATCGGGTTCCTCAAAAAACCCGTTACGCCGGAGAAAATCGACGACGCCTTTTTGCGCATTGAAAAGGTCATCTCCAAAGGCATCAAAAACCTTCTGGTGATCGAGGACGAAACCATCGTCCAGGACGAAATCAAGAAGATGCTCGGCAACAGCAAGACCCACGTCATCACCGCCACCACAGCGGAAGTGGGGATGCAAGCCCTGGAAGAAAACGAAATAGACTGCATCGTCCTCGATCTGCATCTCGATGGCATCTCCGGATTCGACTTCCTCGAAAACATAAAAAAGGTGAAGAAGTTCAAGCACATTCCCGTCATCGTTTATACCGGACGCGAATTGACTCCCAATGAAGAAGTCAAACTCAAGCGTTTCTCAGAAAGCATCATCATCAAGGGTGCGCACTCTTTGGAACGGCTGATTGACGAAGCCACCCTGTTTTTACACAAAGTGGCTGAGTCACAGGCCACGGGCGCGAAGACCTCAGCGATCGCATCCGTCGACGCCAAGGTGTTTTCTGGCAAGAAAATCCTACTTGTGGACGACGACCTGCGAAATGTATTCGCTCTCGCCCATGTGCTCGAAGAATATGACATGACCGTGGTCATTGCCAAGCACGGTAAAGAAGCCTTGGAGCAACTAAATACCAACAAGGATGTCGATCTTGTCCTCATGGATATCATGATGCCGGAAATGGATGGCTACGAATGCATGCAGGAAATCCGGAAAAAAGGCGAGTTTAAAAATCTACCCATCATCGCTCTGACCGCGAAAGCCATGAAGGGGGACAAACAAAAATGCCTTGAGGCGGGAGCCAACGACTACCTGACCAAACCTGTAGATATCGAAACTCTGTTGAATCAAATCAAGGTCTGGGTGCTCCATGAAAACGAACACTGA
- a CDS encoding CheR family methyltransferase, with protein MKTNTDPRSPSLSEEELNENLELWALLEVIYQKYGYDFRNYTYSSIKRQLKRRMEAEGIQTISHMQHLALNQKELFHKLVSDFYINVTELFRDPSFFKNIRSHVIPILKSYPSIKIWHAGCGTGQEVYSMAILLMEEGLFEKAHIYATDVNTEALNKARQGIYSIELIKEDTHNYFESGGTESLSKYCTASYGNVIMKSEIKKNISFFDHNLVTDNSFGEMNLIFCRNVLIYFNSELKQRSVRVFWDSLCHKGFFCAGANERLLGEENEALFDVFDDKNKIYRKKEAA; from the coding sequence ATGAAAACGAACACTGATCCCAGGAGCCCTTCTCTATCCGAGGAGGAACTCAATGAAAACCTGGAATTGTGGGCCCTGCTGGAAGTCATCTACCAGAAGTACGGTTACGACTTCCGCAACTACACATACAGCTCCATCAAGCGCCAGCTGAAACGACGCATGGAGGCAGAAGGCATCCAGACCATTTCACACATGCAACACCTGGCTTTGAATCAAAAAGAACTCTTTCACAAGTTGGTTTCTGATTTTTATATCAACGTCACGGAGTTGTTCAGGGACCCTTCGTTTTTCAAAAACATCCGGAGTCATGTGATCCCCATTTTAAAATCGTATCCCTCCATCAAAATATGGCATGCCGGGTGCGGTACCGGCCAGGAAGTCTATTCCATGGCCATCCTGCTTATGGAAGAAGGCCTGTTCGAGAAAGCACACATCTACGCCACCGACGTCAACACCGAAGCCCTGAACAAGGCGCGCCAGGGGATTTATTCGATCGAACTGATCAAGGAAGACACCCACAATTATTTCGAATCCGGAGGCACCGAAAGCTTATCCAAATACTGCACGGCGAGTTACGGCAACGTCATCATGAAATCGGAAATTAAGAAAAACATTTCCTTTTTCGACCACAACCTGGTCACCGACAATTCCTTTGGAGAAATGAATCTCATCTTTTGCCGGAATGTCCTCATTTATTTCAACAGCGAGCTGAAGCAACGGTCTGTTCGCGTTTTCTGGGACTCATTGTGCCATAAAGGTTTTTTCTGCGCAGGCGCCAACGAGCGTCTGCTTGGTGAAGAAAACGAAGCACTGTTTGACGTGTTCGACGATAAAAATAAAATTTACAGAAAAAAGGAAGCGGCTTGA
- a CDS encoding response regulator has product MERKLIEDRPHILIVDDVEANLIALESLLDDLSCHIIRADSGKEALSRVLEHEFALILLDVQMPNMDGYETASLIRGIEKTRFIPIIFVTASSKEEPYVFKGYQRGAVDYLYKPLNPIILKSKVSVFLDLFNQRSLIQKQSNDLELEMKETQRLKEIADNANQAKSEFLSRMNHEIRTPLNAIFGYAQIMKLDEKILTPRQRNGVEGIYRAGQHLMRLIDNVLDLAKIESGNISLHIQEFDLVEIMLDISVMFESGCKAAGIQFSIEGIALDEPCWLLGDDQKLKQVLINLVGNATKFTEEGSITIQVKHLGNSAFQFSVKDTGKGIPKEKQGKVFEAFQQAEIGQSKGGTGLGLAISKKFVELMSGELKLVSEENKGSCFYFSIPLAPAASNPKNQKFLETLRYHLPAELQFKVLIVDDIPDNVEILAQLLSELGFDTKAAENGEEAVEVARNWKPDVIFMDYQMPKLNGLEAAKKIRTMQQEKDETKIILLSASVLSHEKEDILKEEVHDGFITKPFLQKEIVNTLEYLLNIKFDREGDDNG; this is encoded by the coding sequence ATGGAACGCAAACTCATTGAGGACCGCCCCCACATTCTCATCGTAGATGATGTGGAAGCCAACCTGATCGCTTTGGAAAGCCTGCTGGACGACCTGTCCTGCCATATCATCCGCGCAGACTCCGGGAAAGAAGCCTTGTCCCGGGTTCTCGAGCACGAATTCGCCCTCATTCTGCTGGATGTGCAAATGCCCAACATGGACGGCTACGAAACCGCCTCCCTCATACGGGGCATCGAAAAAACCCGTTTCATCCCCATTATCTTCGTCACCGCTTCCAGCAAGGAAGAACCTTACGTCTTCAAGGGATACCAGCGCGGAGCCGTGGATTACCTGTATAAACCGCTCAACCCGATCATCCTTAAAAGCAAAGTCAGCGTGTTTCTTGACCTGTTCAATCAAAGGTCCCTGATCCAGAAACAGTCCAACGATCTGGAACTCGAAATGAAAGAAACCCAACGCTTGAAGGAAATCGCGGACAATGCCAACCAGGCGAAATCAGAATTCCTCTCGCGCATGAATCACGAAATCCGCACGCCCCTCAACGCGATTTTCGGCTATGCCCAGATCATGAAGCTCGACGAAAAAATCCTGACGCCCCGCCAAAGAAACGGCGTGGAAGGCATCTACCGCGCCGGCCAGCACCTGATGCGGCTGATCGACAACGTACTGGACCTCGCGAAAATCGAATCCGGAAACATAAGCCTGCATATCCAGGAGTTCGATCTGGTTGAGATCATGCTGGATATCTCGGTGATGTTTGAGTCGGGATGCAAAGCCGCCGGCATTCAGTTTTCCATCGAGGGCATTGCCCTCGACGAGCCTTGCTGGCTCCTGGGGGACGATCAAAAGTTGAAACAGGTGCTGATCAATCTTGTCGGCAATGCCACCAAATTCACAGAAGAGGGGTCCATAACCATCCAAGTCAAACATTTGGGAAACTCCGCGTTTCAGTTTTCCGTGAAGGACACCGGCAAAGGCATCCCCAAAGAAAAACAGGGAAAGGTGTTCGAAGCCTTCCAGCAGGCCGAGATAGGGCAGTCCAAGGGAGGAACCGGGCTGGGCTTGGCGATTTCGAAAAAATTTGTGGAATTGATGAGCGGGGAACTGAAACTCGTTTCCGAAGAAAACAAAGGCAGCTGTTTTTATTTTTCCATTCCACTGGCCCCGGCCGCATCCAACCCCAAAAACCAGAAGTTTCTCGAAACGCTGCGGTACCACCTGCCCGCAGAGCTTCAATTCAAAGTCCTGATCGTGGACGACATCCCGGACAACGTCGAAATCCTGGCGCAACTTTTGAGTGAGTTGGGGTTCGATACCAAAGCCGCGGAAAATGGAGAAGAGGCCGTAGAAGTTGCCCGGAACTGGAAACCGGACGTCATCTTCATGGATTACCAGATGCCAAAACTGAATGGCCTGGAAGCGGCGAAAAAAATACGCACGATGCAGCAGGAAAAAGACGAAACAAAAATCATCCTGCTATCCGCTTCGGTTCTTTCACACGAAAAGGAAGATATCCTGAAGGAAGAAGTGCATGACGGCTTCATCACCAAACCGTTTTTGCAAAAGGAAATCGTCAACACGCTCGAATACCTTTTGAACATCAAGTTCGATCGTGAAGGCGACGACAATGGATAA
- a CDS encoding thiol-disulfide oxidoreductase DCC family protein, producing MAPKPAKANEQPPIIFFDGVCGLCNGFVDFLVREDRSQVFRFSPLQGETARRVLGTVEESSMDSVVLVEGDRISVKSTAALRIFRRLGGIWSLLWILRWVPVFIRDGVYESIAKNRYRLFGKRETCRIPSLEERGRFLD from the coding sequence ATGGCACCCAAGCCCGCAAAGGCGAACGAACAACCACCCATCATCTTTTTCGATGGCGTGTGCGGGTTGTGCAACGGGTTTGTGGATTTCCTTGTGCGCGAGGATCGCTCGCAGGTGTTCCGCTTCTCCCCTTTGCAGGGAGAAACCGCCCGCCGGGTGCTGGGCACGGTCGAAGAGAGCTCGATGGACAGCGTCGTGCTGGTGGAAGGCGACCGCATTTCCGTGAAGTCCACGGCGGCTTTGCGCATCTTCCGCCGCCTCGGCGGAATCTGGTCGTTGCTTTGGATTTTGAGATGGGTGCCCGTCTTCATCCGCGACGGCGTGTACGAATCGATTGCGAAGAACCGTTACCGCCTGTTCGGCAAAAGAGAAACCTGCCGCATCCCGTCTCTGGAAGAGCGCGGAAGATTTCTCGATTAA
- a CDS encoding glycosyltransferase, whose amino-acid sequence MDQNLTESKSNNVSKYYQYVRHDVIELIPGNVCSVLEVGCGAGRTGQFVREKFNAYVAGIELDPDAAKEARVVLDDLVQGDIETMDVPYPEGSFDCILFADVLEHLKDPLAVIRKYKNLLTAGGSMVASIPNVQFYEVVHQLIEGNWTYQDEGILDRTHLRFYTFKEIEKLFREAGLEIESITENLVPQAKGLEGGNKDSLQIGRLQISGLSEEEIRRFFVYQYKVVAKKKVERKDLNAAKNSYSGRRQNNAEASASSSPRRNGNVVENRLEKAVYGNKEPLVSVVIPVYNGERFIADSLESVLQQSHRNLEILLCDDFSRDRTEEVVRRYKDSRIRWCESEKNLGHVKNLNRGIRLAEGEFVCWLNQDDLFLENKIEVQLKAFQENPELGAVFCRKFDVNGNLQKVNRFNPSQFEFNSQSQALINFFAHGCTVCAPTAMFHRKIFETVGFFDEQYKIAFDFDMWFRILKVCPIANIGTPLLKYRHHDLNTSGRPENTFQILDESKQIIRDAIRKLEVKDLDPEFAEEMKSSEVSEDRLVMENQFWEFYAQFFSINGVWSFRQTLADSFREKVQNGNPEPCLESR is encoded by the coding sequence ATGGATCAAAACCTTACCGAGTCTAAAAGCAACAATGTTTCCAAATATTATCAATATGTGAGACATGATGTTATTGAATTGATTCCCGGCAATGTCTGTTCGGTTTTGGAAGTCGGTTGTGGAGCAGGAAGAACCGGACAATTTGTCAGGGAAAAATTCAACGCCTATGTCGCTGGGATAGAACTGGACCCGGACGCCGCAAAGGAGGCTCGGGTTGTTCTCGATGACTTGGTGCAGGGTGATATTGAGACCATGGATGTTCCGTACCCGGAGGGAAGTTTTGATTGCATCCTGTTTGCCGATGTTCTGGAACACTTGAAAGACCCTCTTGCGGTTATCAGAAAATACAAAAACCTTTTGACCGCGGGCGGAAGCATGGTTGCCAGCATCCCCAATGTTCAGTTTTATGAAGTGGTCCATCAGTTGATAGAAGGGAATTGGACCTACCAGGACGAAGGGATTTTAGATCGCACTCACCTGAGGTTCTACACGTTCAAGGAAATTGAAAAACTTTTCAGGGAGGCCGGACTGGAAATCGAGTCGATCACCGAAAACCTGGTCCCACAGGCAAAAGGCCTGGAAGGTGGAAACAAGGACAGTTTGCAAATAGGGAGGCTTCAAATATCCGGTTTGAGCGAAGAGGAAATCCGGCGTTTTTTTGTTTATCAGTATAAGGTGGTCGCAAAGAAAAAGGTCGAGCGAAAAGATTTGAATGCCGCGAAAAACAGTTACAGCGGGCGGAGGCAAAACAATGCTGAAGCTAGTGCAAGTTCTTCCCCGCGGCGAAACGGAAACGTGGTGGAAAACCGTTTGGAAAAGGCGGTATATGGCAATAAGGAGCCACTGGTGAGTGTTGTGATTCCCGTTTACAACGGCGAACGATTTATTGCAGATTCACTGGAAAGCGTACTGCAGCAAAGCCATCGAAACCTTGAAATATTGTTGTGCGATGATTTTTCCCGTGACCGGACCGAAGAGGTTGTCCGGCGTTATAAAGACAGCAGAATTCGCTGGTGCGAGAGTGAGAAAAACCTGGGACATGTGAAAAACCTGAACCGTGGAATCAGGTTGGCTGAAGGTGAGTTTGTTTGCTGGCTCAATCAGGATGATTTGTTCCTTGAAAACAAAATTGAAGTCCAGCTCAAAGCGTTTCAGGAAAACCCCGAGCTGGGTGCGGTTTTTTGCCGAAAATTTGATGTGAATGGAAACTTACAGAAAGTCAATCGTTTCAACCCGAGCCAATTTGAATTCAACTCGCAAAGCCAGGCGTTGATTAATTTTTTTGCGCACGGATGCACCGTCTGCGCTCCGACTGCCATGTTCCACCGAAAGATCTTTGAAACGGTCGGGTTTTTTGATGAGCAGTATAAAATCGCTTTTGATTTCGACATGTGGTTTCGGATATTGAAGGTTTGCCCTATTGCAAACATAGGAACCCCTTTGCTGAAGTACCGCCATCATGATTTGAACACCAGCGGCAGACCGGAAAATACTTTCCAAATACTGGATGAAAGCAAACAAATAATCCGGGATGCAATTCGGAAACTCGAGGTGAAAGATCTTGATCCCGAGTTCGCTGAGGAAATGAAGAGTTCAGAGGTTTCAGAAGACCGGCTTGTAATGGAAAACCAGTTCTGGGAGTTTTACGCGCAGTTCTTTTCAATAAATGGGGTATGGAGTTTTCGTCAAACTCTGGCTGACAGTTTTAGGGAGAAGGTTCAGAACGGGAACCCGGAGCCTTGTTTGGAAAGTCGATGA
- a CDS encoding peptidylprolyl isomerase — MTRVRASQIFTHAVEDAVAAKKMLDDGKPFTEVVSQFSTCPSKENGGDLGWMPEENAQALMGEVGEMDQGKILGPIHSPYGYHILQITEIEKEEALITFNPDTPMTEVNRVLPEVHTLLFKHFHIGMPVSGYKPEETIFTVCEQHGKTVGEVLGLLNKEAGQDNGRFITAEQLKEKMKAGEPIALLDIREQWERDIACIEEATFITRENSESVLAGLAPDQEIVVIDWKGDRTASFQKYLGQRGFTNVQGIEGGIDAWAEKVDTRMARYEIDEEDDDYRYEDIFDDVQ; from the coding sequence ATGACCCGAGTACGAGCCAGCCAGATATTCACCCACGCGGTGGAAGACGCAGTGGCGGCAAAAAAAATGCTGGATGACGGCAAACCTTTCACGGAAGTGGTGTCGCAATTCAGTACCTGCCCGTCAAAAGAAAACGGAGGCGACCTGGGATGGATGCCGGAGGAAAACGCCCAGGCCCTGATGGGAGAGGTCGGCGAAATGGACCAGGGAAAAATCCTGGGACCCATCCACTCGCCCTACGGCTACCACATCCTCCAGATCACCGAAATTGAAAAAGAAGAAGCGCTCATCACCTTCAACCCCGACACGCCGATGACCGAAGTCAACCGGGTGCTGCCGGAAGTGCACACACTGCTGTTCAAACATTTTCACATTGGCATGCCCGTCAGCGGTTACAAACCGGAAGAAACCATCTTCACCGTGTGCGAGCAACACGGCAAGACCGTGGGCGAGGTCCTGGGATTGCTGAACAAGGAAGCCGGACAGGATAATGGCCGCTTCATCACCGCCGAGCAACTCAAGGAAAAAATGAAAGCCGGGGAACCCATCGCTCTGCTCGACATCCGCGAACAGTGGGAACGCGATATCGCCTGCATTGAGGAAGCCACTTTCATCACCCGCGAGAACAGCGAGTCGGTGCTGGCCGGCCTCGCCCCCGATCAGGAAATCGTGGTCATCGACTGGAAAGGCGACCGCACCGCCAGCTTCCAGAAGTACCTCGGACAGCGCGGCTTCACCAACGTGCAGGGCATCGAAGGCGGCATCGACGCCTGGGCGGAGAAAGTGGACACACGCATGGCCCGTTACGAAATCGATGAGGAAGACGACGATTACCGTTACGAGGACATCTTCGATGACGTCCAGTGA
- a CDS encoding ABC transporter ATP-binding protein, which produces MAPLLKIEDLVTSFFIEEGRVQSVRQVSLQIEKGETVALVGESGCGKSVTALSVMRLVPTPPGRYESGRITFDKHDIFALSEDEMRDIRGNDIGMIFQEPMTSLNPIFTIGDQIIEAIVLHQNKSGAEARKLALELLDRVRIPSPEQRIDQYPHELSGGMKQRVMIAMAISCQPALLIADEPTTALDVTIEAQILDVLAKLRDETKMSVLLITHNLGIVAQFADRVAVMYAGKIVEEAPVIELFEDPKHPYTRGLLRSLPRDEPGQPLEPIGGTVPNPVNLPSGCAFHPRCPDVMDECSQKIPPAYRTGPKQTAACYLYKTNTVASES; this is translated from the coding sequence ATGGCTCCCCTGCTCAAGATCGAAGACCTCGTCACCTCCTTCTTCATTGAAGAAGGCCGGGTTCAGTCCGTGCGCCAGGTGAGCCTGCAGATCGAAAAAGGCGAAACGGTGGCCTTGGTCGGCGAGTCCGGCTGCGGCAAATCGGTCACCGCGCTCAGCGTCATGCGCCTCGTGCCGACGCCGCCGGGCCGTTACGAAAGCGGCCGCATCACCTTCGACAAGCACGATATTTTCGCGCTGAGTGAGGATGAGATGCGCGACATCCGCGGCAACGACATCGGCATGATCTTCCAGGAGCCGATGACCTCGCTCAATCCCATCTTCACCATCGGCGACCAGATCATCGAAGCCATCGTCCTGCACCAGAACAAAAGCGGTGCCGAAGCCCGCAAGCTGGCCCTCGAATTGCTCGACCGCGTGCGCATCCCGTCGCCGGAACAACGCATCGACCAGTACCCGCACGAACTGTCCGGCGGCATGAAGCAACGCGTCATGATCGCCATGGCCATCTCCTGCCAGCCCGCGTTGCTCATCGCCGACGAGCCGACGACGGCGCTGGACGTCACCATTGAAGCGCAAATCCTCGACGTGCTGGCCAAGCTGCGCGACGAAACCAAAATGTCCGTTTTGCTCATCACCCACAACCTCGGCATCGTCGCCCAGTTCGCCGACCGCGTGGCGGTGATGTATGCCGGAAAAATCGTGGAAGAAGCGCCGGTGATCGAATTGTTCGAGGACCCCAAGCACCCGTACACGCGCGGCCTGCTGCGCTCACTGCCCAGGGACGAGCCGGGCCAGCCGCTGGAACCGATCGGCGGCACCGTGCCCAACCCCGTCAACCTGCCGTCGGGCTGCGCCTTCCACCCCCGTTGCCCGGACGTGATGGACGAATGCAGCCAAAAAATTCCTCCGGCATACCGGACCGGGCCGAAACAAACCGCCGCCTGCTACCTATACAAAACCAACACCGTGGCAAGCGAATCATGA